Proteins encoded in a region of the Prunus persica cultivar Lovell chromosome G4, Prunus_persica_NCBIv2, whole genome shotgun sequence genome:
- the LOC18781364 gene encoding oxygen-evolving enhancer protein 3, chloroplastic: MAQAIASMSGLHGSSQAVLEGSLHLSGSSRLNIASSTNRLAVTKSGFAIRAQQAPAEPETSRRAMLGLVAAGLASGSFVQAVLAEAKPIKVGPPPPPSGGLPGTLNSDEARDLDLPLKERFFIQPLTPAQAAQRAKESAKEIVAVKEYIDKKAWPYVQNDLRLRASYLRYDLKTVISAKSKTEKEPLKELTGKLFKDIDNLDHAAKIKSTPEAEKYYAATVSSLNDVIAKLG, translated from the exons ATGGCACAAGCTATTGCTTCAATGTCTGGCCTACATGGTTCATCCCAGGCTGTGTTGGAAGGCAGCCTTCATCTAAGTGGCTCATCACGCTTGAACATAGCCAGCAGCACCAACAGGCTAGCTGTGACCAAGTCCGGGTTCGCCATAAGAGCCCAGCAAGCGCCTGCAGAGCCTGAAACTAGCCGTAGAGCCATGCTTGGTCTTGTGGCCGCTGGTTTGGCCTCTGGTTCTTTTGTCCAAGCTGTGCTTGCAGAGGCTAAGCCCATCAAAGTTGGTCCACCTCCACCCCCTTCCGGCGGATTAC CTGGAACTCTAAACTCGGATGAGGCAAGAGACCTTGACCTGCCATTGAAGGAGAGGTTCTTCATCCAACCCTTGACCCCAGCTCAGGCTGCACAGAGGGCAAAGGAGTCAGCCAAGGAAATTGTTGCTGTGAAGGAGTACATAGACAAGAAGGCTTGGCCTTATGTCCAGAACGATCTTCGTCTCAGGGCCTCGTATCTCCGATATGACCTCAAGACTGTGATTTCTGCCAAATCCAAAACAGAGAAGGAGCCACTCAAGGAACTCACTGGAAAGCTCTTCAAGGACATTGACAAT TTGGACCATGCAGCCAAGATCAAGAGCACCCCAGAAGCAGAGAAGTACTATGCGGCGACTGTATCTTCCCTGAATGATGTTATTGCAAAGCTTGGCTAA
- the LOC18778751 gene encoding STOREKEEPER protein: MAPKRPSPLDEPPAASSSEEEVASSEEEVDGEEEEESESESDEPEPPKATPTPVAENKPPPKKPDSATVNSKPQSSSSGSEFKFESDSELDKDMVVKPVSSKPMEETPKTKKPRSKASATTTPAARAGSKRPGESDPKDSKRPKKKIPDSDQEPDHAGEEMKKAGRDDSKKLF, from the coding sequence ATGGCACCCAAGCGCCCATCTCCTCTGGATGAGCCTCcggctgcttcttcttcagaaGAAGAGGTAGCCTCGTCTGAAGAAGAAGTAGacggagaagaagaggaagaatcCGAATCCGAGTCCGACGAACCTGAGCCTCCAAAGGCAACACCCACTCCTGTTGCTGAAAATAAACCACCACCGAAGAAACCGGACTCGGCTACTGTCAATTCAAAGCCGCAGTCTTCATCCTCTGGCTCAGAGTTCAAGTTCGAATCCGATTCGGAATTGGATAAGGATATGGTGGTAAAGCCGGTATCTTCGAAGCCAATGGAAGAGACGCCCAAGACCAAGAAGCCCAGATCGAAGGCCTCGGCTACTACTACGCCGGCGGCAAGAGCTGGGTCGAAGCGGCCAGGCGAGAGCGACCCCAAGGATTCCAAGAGGCCCAAAAAGAAGATCCCAGACTCGGATCAGGAGCCAGACCATGCCGGAGAGGAAATGAAGAAGGCGGGTAGAGACGACTCGAAGAAGCTATTCTAG
- the LOC109948888 gene encoding STOREKEEPER protein-like, whose protein sequence is MIDYSTKKGADPYSDMGAVHDFIKKSLKADVNKTQVQDKIRRLKKKYEMNVAKGKKYNPVKPHEQKVFDLSKKVWGSGEGSIGVSGLSEQSNSNGKARTNQKGNNMTLASLKAELLSSPEPQKECEKVEFGSESLSEVIGYDKGFRELGLPEGVVKQGLELIGGAKRAELKEKWKKLHVAELDLFVKRSELIRDQAKVILEALKSSKH, encoded by the coding sequence ATGATTGATTACTCTACGAAGAAAGGGGCGGACCCATATTCTGATATGGGTGCGGTTCATGATTTTATCAAGAAATCGTTGAAGGCCGATGTGAACAAGACCCAAGTGCAAGATAAGATTCGTaggttgaagaagaagtatGAGATGAATGTGGCCAAAGGGAAGAAGTATAATCCTGTTAAGCCTCATGAGCAAAAGGTGTTCGACTTGTCGAAAAAGGTATGGGGCAGCGGCGAAGGGTCCATTGGGGTCAGTGGGTTGTCTGAACAGTCCAATTCTAATGGGAAGGCTAGGACAAATCAGAAGGGTAACAACATGACTTTGGCTTCACTTAAAGCTGAGCTTTTGAGTTCACCGGAGCCCCAAAAAGAGTGTGAGAAGGTGGAATTTGGTTCTGAAAGTTTGAGTGAGGTGATTGGGTATGATAAGGGTTTCAGAGAACTAGGGTTGCCGGAGGGTGTTGTGAAGCAGGGCTTGGAGTTGATTGGAGGAGCCAAGCGAGCTGAGCTGAAGGAGAAGTGGAAGAAGCTGCATGTTGCTGAATTGGACCTTTTTGTGAAAAGGAGTGAGTTGATAAGAGATCAGGCTAAGGTGATTCTGGAGGCGTTAAAGTCATCTAAGCATTAG